The genomic region CGAACTTTCAAAGTCCTTAGAAGAATTGCAAGTCACCACTAAGGAAACTCCAAATAACGAAAACTGTAACTCCCAAGAGGAAAGCTCTAAAGTTAAAGTAAAAGTTAAACCTGCGCCACCACCAGTCAATGATGAACATGAGTATCTGAAAGAATTTGATGTATTTGAAAAACGAGATGGAAGTATCGGGAACAATTCTTATCCTACAAGTGATGTTAAGGAGCACATTGTTCTTGTGATTGACCGAGCACAAGATGAGAATTTTACTTCTTTCGTAGTAGGAAATCAGAGATATACACCACTGAGCATGGTTCTAAGATCTATAAGCATCttgataaaattgaaactgGGCATAAACCCTCATCATGAATTTGCTATAATGGTAATGAATGGCAACAGAGCAAACTTAATTCAAGAGTTCACCAATGACTTAAAGAAACTAAACGATTGTTTGTCCCATATTAAAGAATGTGAGGCCGAAGACATTTTTGACTTGAACACTGTATTTgatataatacaaaaatttgatatgCCATCCCCTTTGGCTGAAGGCCTCCCACCACCTTTTGTACTGAGAACTATACTGTTTTATGGAAGATCATACACCCTGCCACAAATTACTAGGACCGAGTCATTGGAGGCATTTCTAAAACATCCGTTTACAGTCTGTGACATTTTGATGACACATGAGCCTGTGGAGGTCAGCAACCATTGTCAAGCAATCTTTGATAATTTGCAGACATTAGATCAGAAGGGCATAGCTTACTTTTTTCCTGTGTGCCGTAATATAAGAAGGATGCAGAAATGCATGGGCAAACTGTTGGGGCATCCATTTCAAAGACCTTttcaaaagttaattaaacaataattctaTTTCCTGTTAcggaaataaaattcttaGGAGGATTTCTTGATgagttattattgttttttcttttgtgcaaatattaaaattcaaataaaaacaagtttgatttattatttcttattattttgatcagccaatttatgaaattaatagTCTTGACATGTATATTCTATGATTTCCAAAACTGACAACTATTTACCAAATATAAGCGCTGATCTTTCTCCAATTAAATAAGGAGAAACAGGAAACGTATGGTCAGAAAACTATAAGGCAAAAAAGAATGACCAATGGCAATAAAACACTCCATCTactttaaaagtaattaatttattaacttaaaTTACACCAACATATAATTTATCAACaactaaaaactttaattcaCAAACTATATTACATTCACCAAGTTGGTGACTATGACTACAAATACTAACAAACTTGTCTTAACACAACAGCTATATGACTGAGTCTATCCACTGCTATGCAGTAATAAGAACAAGAAAGTTGTACTCACACCCTATATTTAGTGTCTTCGGCGCTAGCAATAACAGTTAACTTCAACGTGAAGGGGAGTAAATAAATGTGTATGGAGCAAAATGTATCATTTTCTGATTATATTAGTGGTTGTTGCCGAAAATGGAATGTTTAtcaatatcaatttttcaCACTGAAACTATAAAAACGACCACTTGTTACTGTTGATTCAGTTGTCTTTCTTCATTCTAGTGCTGGTCatcctataaataattgaatcgCGGCCAGGATCCATGTTAGCAGTAACATAGCAGATGGCCAATATCGAAAAGAACATAGCCACACAAAACCACAggataatattgaaaattgcagGATAATCAGTTGAATAAGTTGATGCAAGGTTGTATGTGGActtctaaaatatcaataaatactaATCAGTATAAAGCTGGAAAATACCGAGCAGTGATACTTACATTATTATTGCTATCATAGAGAGTAGCAGCAAGAACATTTCTCCTTAGCCTGGTGTGACTAGCATCACTTGTGATTACAGTCACAAGAACATGGTTACTGTAATGTTTTATGAAGGCATTTGAAAGTGTTGCAATGGCTTCTTGTAGCAGTTGTTTAGCTTCTTGTGTTTCTGTGGCATTAGATCCATGCAGGTCAGAGAGGGCATGAAGAGATGAGATGCTGAACCAATAAACATCAGGTATGAAATCTTCTTTCACAGCACCAGCCTCAATCTACAGTTCATATATGTCAAAATACAggtataaatattcaaataaagaTTGTTTTCACAAATGATTCTTACCTTAGCTTCTATTTCATGAAGAAGTGCAATATCCTTCAAGAAATTTCGGTCCTCCTCCAAATCAACCTTAAGATGTTTATGAATAACAGATTTAGGATTTCCCCTTTTTATTCCATTGAATATTTCATACTGATGAATCTAAGgatgagaaaaatatatagaaattcCATAAATCTCATTTATATAAAGCTAACATCATCTAAACCATTAGAAAAATCGACCCGAACTAAAGTGGGTTTCTCGTTCACATATCTCTCAGATATTTTCCTCGACAAGGCACTGAATACCTCACTCTCATCCTCATTGGTCAAAAGCGGATAGTGATGGCCATTATTCTGGCCTATATCCTGAACACCATCAATGGCAATAGTCACTATGGCCTCGGGGATATTGAAAGGGTTTTCAATGTAAAAACCCTGCCAATGCGAAAACTGCTCAGTTGATAATCCTAGGGCTGCACTATATACTTCAGGTAGGGCACTTTCCTTAAGGGAAT from Euwallacea similis isolate ESF13 chromosome 28, ESF131.1, whole genome shotgun sequence harbors:
- the ATP6AP2 gene encoding ATPase H(+)-transporting accessory protein 2 is translated as MLLAAFLVGLVSSVYGAGELSIIHHPGSLVFKGHDSLKESALPEVYSAALGLSTEQFSHWQGFYIENPFNIPEAIVTIAIDGVQDIGQNNGHHYPLLTNEDESEVFSALSRKISERYVNEKPTLVRVDFSNGLDDIHQYEIFNGIKRGNPKSVIHKHLKVDLEEDRNFLKDIALLHEIEAKIEAGAVKEDFIPDVYWFSISSLHALSDLHGSNATETQEAKQLLQEAIATLSNAFIKHYSNHVLVTVITSDASHTRLRRNVLAATLYDSNNNKSTYNLASTYSTDYPAIFNIILWFCVAMFFSILAICYVTANMDPGRDSIIYRMTSTRMKKDN
- the LOC136417374 gene encoding BRISC and BRCA1-A complex member 1-like, with translation MAKNNERIIPIQIEGRDEFVERAPEKIETDKVQNELSKSLEELQVTTKETPNNENCNSQEESSKVKVKVKPAPPPVNDEHEYLKEFDVFEKRDGSIGNNSYPTSDVKEHIVLVIDRAQDENFTSFVVGNQRYTPLSMVLRSISILIKLKLGINPHHEFAIMVMNGNRANLIQEFTNDLKKLNDCLSHIKECEAEDIFDLNTVFDIIQKFDMPSPLAEGLPPPFVLRTILFYGRSYTLPQITRTESLEAFLKHPFTVCDILMTHEPVEVSNHCQAIFDNLQTLDQKGIAYFFPVCRNIRRMQKCMGKLLGHPFQRPFQKLIKQ